The genomic interval AACAACAATGCAGAGGCCGGCGATGCTTTTCAAGAAGGATTTATAAAAATTTTTAACAACTTGCACAATTACAAAGGTAACGCTACTCTTAAAACATGGTCACACAGCATAATGACAAATAATGCAATAGATTTTTTAAGAAAGCAAAGGACTAAAAATGTATTTATACAAATAACAACAGAATTTGAAGAAACATATTCAGACAAATATAATAATGAAGAACATGAGGAAATATCTTTTACTTCGGATGAAGCAATTGGTTTGCTTGATCAATTGCCCGATCAGTATCGCACCTGTTTGAATTTGTTTGCCGTTGATGGTTATACCCATGCGGAGATATCAGCATTGCTAGGTATCAGTGAGTCGTCGTCGAGAAGCAATGTAGCACGAGCTAGGCAACTGCTTAAAAAGAAAATGAAATAAGTATAGAAAGGGAATTCAAATGTCGAAATTTAAAATTGACGAGGCATTAAAAAAAGCACTTGGCGACTTGGAGTTGCCAATTGATAAATCATATTGGCAGGGCATTTCTGATTCCATTAATTCAAAACCACCCACCTCTAGAAGGCGTCCTTTTTTATGGGTGTTTATAGGTGTTAGCTTGGTGAGTATATCCTCCTACTATTTGATTGATGCAAATAAAACCGCTCAGTTAGGGTTGGTAAAAGCAGATCCACTACACACGCAATCAAAAAACTACAGTTCCACTGTAAAAGAAGCGACGCATGACACCTCTACTTTGAATAAAGCCAACAACAATTTTATGGCTAAAACTGGACAGCACAACATCCCGAAATTAACTATATATAAACAC from Bacteroidota bacterium carries:
- a CDS encoding RNA polymerase sigma factor — protein: MNENDLLLARKCLDGDRDAQQKLFNLYSGLLMGICRRYINNNAEAGDAFQEGFIKIFNNLHNYKGNATLKTWSHSIMTNNAIDFLRKQRTKNVFIQITTEFEETYSDKYNNEEHEEISFTSDEAIGLLDQLPDQYRTCLNLFAVDGYTHAEISALLGISESSSRSNVARARQLLKKKMK